A window from Zingiber officinale cultivar Zhangliang chromosome 7A, Zo_v1.1, whole genome shotgun sequence encodes these proteins:
- the LOC122000241 gene encoding non-specific lipid-transfer protein 1-like, translating into MARSGALAMVLVIAAVVALLAGSQADAVVTCGQVASNLRPCIPYVTGKVSALPPPCCNGVRSLNSAAQTTADRRAACSCIRSQASGISGLQPGRLSGLPGSCGVHLPFPVSTSTDCSSVN; encoded by the exons ATGGCTCGCTCTGGTGCCTTAGCGATGGTGCTCGTGATAGCAGCGGTCGTCGCCCTCCTAGCAGGGTCCCAGGCCGATGCCGTGGTCACCTGCGGCCAAGTGGCCTCCAACCTGCGGCCCTGCATTCCCTACGTGACCGGTAAGGTGTCGGCGCTACCTCCGCCCTGCTGCAACGGGGTGAGGAGCCTGAACAGCGCCGCGCAGACCACCGCCGACCGCCGTGCAGCGTGCAGTTGCATCCGCTCGCAGGCGTCTGGAATCTCCGGTCTCCAGCCCGGCCGCCTTTCCGGGCTCCCCGGCAGCTGCGGCGTCCACCTTCCATTCCCCGTCAGTACCTCCACTGATTGCTCCAG TGTGAACTGA